A window of Candidatus Jettenia caeni contains these coding sequences:
- a CDS encoding putative ferredoxin: MTGEKIQKRKGIVHINHEYCKRCGICVNFCPVKNLEIQQQKLVELHRCIACKMCQRYCPDIAIEIEEVDEKTVGTGKSSHRNGG, translated from the coding sequence GTGACTGGGGAGAAAATTCAAAAACGAAAAGGGATTGTCCATATCAATCATGAATACTGTAAACGTTGCGGTATTTGTGTTAATTTTTGTCCTGTGAAAAATCTGGAAATTCAGCAACAAAAGCTTGTGGAATTACATAGGTGCATTGCTTGTAAGATGTGCCAGCGGTATTGTCCGGACATAGCTATTGAAATTGAGGAAGTAGATGAAAAAACAGTTGGTACAGGGAAATCAAGCCATCGTAATGGCGGCTGA
- a CDS encoding 2-oxoglutarate ferredoxin oxidoreductase alpha subunit gives MKKQLVQGNQAIVMAAEVAGLKFYAGYPITPASEIIHELVNKKHIKVLQMEDEIASINASIGASLAGLKAMTATSGPGFSLMQESIGLAHMMEIPLVIVNVQRVGPSTGMPTLPAQGDVIQCIHGSHGDYFPIVFYPNSVSELYAYTIMAFNAAEESMSPVILLSDGYISHLYETIIPHRDFEIKNRSRPPLGKGNRHFTGLSHEGSVPRTSDVDNYRRLITHLYEKQQLVAQRYNCYEYLECGKDTDTLLISYGALSRVAYYFKNDFALYRPIRMFPVVEEIKIIASRYKRILVMEMNTGHYVREIECILHREIEFIPILGGRIDLHEIKQKIGKKTIERNEE, from the coding sequence ATGAAAAAACAGTTGGTACAGGGAAATCAAGCCATCGTAATGGCGGCTGAAGTTGCCGGATTGAAATTCTATGCAGGCTATCCTATAACACCTGCATCTGAAATTATCCATGAGTTGGTCAATAAGAAACACATCAAGGTACTGCAGATGGAGGACGAGATTGCCTCGATTAATGCCAGTATTGGCGCGTCTTTGGCCGGGCTTAAAGCGATGACAGCTACCTCAGGACCAGGGTTTTCTCTTATGCAGGAGAGTATAGGGTTAGCCCATATGATGGAGATACCACTTGTTATTGTAAATGTTCAAAGGGTGGGTCCGAGTACGGGCATGCCTACTTTGCCTGCACAAGGAGATGTTATACAATGCATTCATGGCAGTCATGGGGATTACTTCCCTATCGTATTCTATCCCAATTCCGTCTCAGAACTGTATGCATATACCATTATGGCATTTAATGCGGCAGAGGAATCCATGAGTCCTGTTATCCTCCTCAGTGATGGATATATTAGTCATCTCTATGAGACTATTATACCTCACAGAGATTTTGAGATTAAGAATCGCAGCCGTCCGCCATTAGGTAAGGGCAACCGGCATTTTACAGGACTATCCCACGAAGGGTCTGTGCCAAGGACATCCGATGTTGATAACTACAGGAGGCTTATTACTCATTTATATGAAAAGCAGCAACTGGTGGCTCAGCGATACAATTGCTACGAGTATCTGGAATGTGGTAAAGATACCGATACACTCCTCATATCATACGGGGCGCTCTCCAGGGTAGCTTATTATTTTAAGAATGATTTTGCGCTGTATAGACCGATACGAATGTTCCCGGTGGTCGAAGAAATCAAAATAATCGCATCCAGGTATAAGCGTATCCTTGTTATGGAAATGAATACAGGACACTATGTTCGTGAGATTGAATGTATATTGCATCGTGAGATAGAGTTTATACCAATTTTGGGTGGCCGTATTGATTTACATGAAATAAAACAAAAAATAGGGAAAAAAACGATAGAGAGAAATGAGGAATAA